Proteins encoded by one window of Ulvibacter sp. MAR_2010_11:
- the nrfD gene encoding NrfD/PsrC family molybdoenzyme membrane anchor subunit has translation MASHYEAPIRKPLVLGDKSYHDVTVDVAAPVEGKANRSWWIVFTIALVAFLWGIGCIIYTISTGIGVWGLNPTVNWAWDITNFVWWVGIGHAGTLISAVLLLFRQKWRMAVNRSAEAMTIFSVIQAGLFPIIHMGRPWLAYWVLPIPNQFGSLWVNFNSPLLWDVFAISTYLSVSLVFWWTGLLPDFAMIRDRAITPFTKRVYSILSFGWSGRAKDWQRFEEVSLVLAGLATPLVLSVHTIVSFDFATSVIPGWHTTIFPPYFVAGAIFSGFAMVNTLLIIMRKVSNLEDYITVQHIELMNIVIMITGSIVGVAYITELFIAWYSGVEYEQYAFLNRATGPYWWAYWAMMTCNVFSPQFMWFKKLRTSIMFSFFISIVVNIGMWFERFVIIVTSLHRDYLPSSWTMFSPTFVDIGIFIGTIGFFFVLFLLYARTFPVIAQAEVKSILKGSGSKYKKMREQHGDDVKLYDDVRSSVKSEAKTHSGDNSEKIKSLLSAIGAFDPATQTQDDLKLISGVGPVMEEKLHQLGIHTFEQVSRMTDREYDLLDSIIDEFPGRAKRDDWAGQAAKLKNN, from the coding sequence ATGGCGTCGCATTACGAAGCACCTATTAGAAAACCCTTAGTTTTAGGAGATAAGTCCTACCACGATGTTACTGTGGATGTGGCTGCGCCTGTTGAAGGTAAAGCCAACAGATCTTGGTGGATTGTGTTCACCATTGCCCTTGTAGCATTTTTATGGGGAATTGGATGTATTATCTATACCATTTCAACAGGAATTGGGGTTTGGGGATTAAATCCAACCGTAAACTGGGCTTGGGATATTACTAACTTTGTTTGGTGGGTAGGTATTGGTCACGCAGGAACCCTGATTTCGGCAGTACTTTTATTATTCCGTCAAAAATGGAGAATGGCTGTAAACCGTTCGGCAGAGGCTATGACCATCTTCTCTGTAATCCAGGCAGGTTTGTTTCCAATTATCCACATGGGTCGGCCATGGTTAGCGTATTGGGTACTACCCATTCCAAACCAATTTGGTTCGCTATGGGTTAACTTTAACTCTCCACTCCTTTGGGATGTATTTGCAATTTCAACGTATTTATCGGTTTCCTTGGTATTCTGGTGGACAGGGTTACTACCCGATTTTGCAATGATTCGTGATCGTGCAATTACACCTTTTACAAAAAGAGTATATAGCATTTTATCTTTCGGATGGAGTGGTCGTGCAAAAGACTGGCAACGATTTGAAGAAGTTTCCTTGGTATTGGCAGGCTTGGCAACACCACTCGTACTTTCGGTGCATACCATCGTATCTTTCGACTTTGCTACCTCGGTAATACCGGGATGGCATACCACCATTTTCCCGCCTTACTTTGTTGCGGGAGCAATTTTTTCGGGCTTTGCCATGGTAAATACCCTCCTTATAATTATGCGTAAGGTGTCCAATCTGGAAGATTATATAACCGTTCAGCATATCGAATTGATGAACATTGTAATTATGATTACAGGTTCTATTGTTGGAGTTGCTTATATCACCGAATTATTTATCGCCTGGTATTCAGGTGTGGAATACGAACAGTATGCCTTCTTAAATCGTGCCACCGGACCTTATTGGTGGGCGTATTGGGCTATGATGACATGTAACGTATTCTCTCCACAGTTTATGTGGTTTAAGAAATTACGTACCAGCATAATGTTCTCATTCTTTATTTCGATTGTGGTAAACATAGGAATGTGGTTTGAGCGTTTCGTAATTATTGTAACTTCATTACACCGTGATTACCTTCCGTCTTCATGGACTATGTTCTCACCGACATTTGTTGATATAGGAATCTTTATAGGAACTATTGGATTTTTCTTTGTATTGTTCTTATTATATGCAAGAACATTCCCGGTAATTGCTCAGGCTGAAGTTAAATCTATTCTGAAAGGCTCCGGAAGTAAGTACAAAAAGATGCGCGAACAACATGGCGACGATGTAAAATTGTACGATGATGTAAGGTCTTCAGTTAAATCGGAAGCAAAAACGCATAGTGGAGATAACTCAGAAAAAATTAAGAGTTTACTTAGCGCTATTGGAGCTTTCGACCCTGCAACGCAAACTCAGGACGATTTAAAACTTATAAGTGGTGTTGGTCCTGTAATGGAGGAAAAATTACACCAATTGGGTATTCATACCTTTGAGCAGGTGAGTAGAATGACCGATAGAGAATACGATTTATTAGACAGCATTATAGACGAGTTCCCCGGAAGAGCAAAACGCGACGATTGGGCAGGACAGGCAGCTAAACTTAAAAACAACTAG